DNA from Prunus persica cultivar Lovell chromosome G6, Prunus_persica_NCBIv2, whole genome shotgun sequence:
ACAGaactttcccatgaaccaTTTTCCACGAAAACAAACAATAGCCCACATTTCCACAATCAGCAACtaacttaaatcaaaataaaattatccaTCAGAAGCACAATGCACGCACACACATAAAAGGTTTGGATTGAAATTGGTAAAAGTATACCTTGAATTACCGGTGTCTGAGGCCTGTAGGGGTTGCGAGGAGGTGGCAGGGGGAGGAGGAGACGAGTAGAACTCAGAGGACTTGACGAAGGCAAAGGCTTGAGAAAAGCTCTGTGAAGGAGTGAACAGAGACAGTGGGGTTGATTTTGACTGTGCACTCTCAAGAACTTCTTGAAAAGATGGTATTTTTATCActgtcttcttcttgtttttgttttggtctgACTCTGGGTTTTGCCCTCTGTGTTCGTCTTccatgtctctctctctccctctctctgatgctgcttctctttctttgaGTACGTTGACGGATTTGTGTAGGGGTAGTTGGGTTTTTAGGCCTGGGCTTGAAGTGACGATGCATTGTGGACATTTGAAGCCCAttgtattgaatttttttcaatagtCCCACTTGGgcttattattaaaaacattattattaaaaacattttctATTTAGagaactttgtttttttttggtcgattGATTAAAATTAGACAACTCAGTTTGGTATTtttgtgctgtgaaaataatcactatcatatttgctgtgagagaaatcagctaTAGAGAAAACAGTTTTgtgtttggtaaaatttttgttaaaagtgttattgatattgattttacgcataatcagaaaatgattgccacataatcattaaactcaGTGtctcttcgaaactgattcctgcataatcaaaaaatgaaagcacatCATTAGCTTatttcccttatagctttctctcacatcaatttttaacaataagtgattttctcatagtttaccaaacgggttgggcttctcaaatttttttaaaaataacttattaccccaaataagcaatgacAAAGGGGCactatatatgattttttggGTGCCAATAGAAGCATGCTTCTCtggaataaattataaagtAGTACGGTATCACCATGTCAGCGTGTCATACTTTTTAGTCAACCGACTGTGGACTTCGTGCACATATAATTTTTGGTGCATAGTATAGGTCATCATCCTATCTCTAAATATAAACACACTCTTCTAATGCATTTGTGGGGCGAGTTGTATACTTTTTGAGCAATCACAGCTTGTGAGAAGTTGTTAGGAAAACTTGGAGTGAAGGTATGGGCAAAGAGTGAGAGAGTCGAAAACTTTGATTAAAGATATGTTCCAAGATATGATATGAGGGCTTTTTTATGGCACTTGAAAGTCAAAagaataatttataaaaatcgaATTGCGTGGAAGTGGAAGGCTGGAATATGTGCCTGCCTAAAGGAGAAATTGGTTGGTAATTTcaaaaagcataaaaaatgaagcagaaaaaaaacaaaaattaatccCAAGCATGGAAAGTGGGAGGAATTAGTGCCATAAGTCAAGTTACAGATATGATGGAATAATGGTTTAGATTCCTTCCACTGCAacttataaatacatataaatgCAGACACATTATTGTTTATGTTCTTAACTTGTTACcttaatttaattaggttATTACATACATTATTTATGCATTAATGTGTCCATCACATCATATTTGTAGTGATTAGAATCAATACAATTTtattgcatgaaattgaactaaAATAGTAAAATCTCAATTGCAATGGTGTGATTTAGTTCATTGCAATATGCTAACTATGAGATCCAAatgccaataaaaaaaatatagtaatTAATGCATTATGTTGTTAAGAGCATCGCAATGGTTGTTCAATACTTCAATGTAATAGAAGAAAAtacattaattattattattttcaaatatatttaaaattggtatcttttgaaagattttatttatttattatttatagaaTATTACAATGttacaattttttgttttattaaatttatcccttttactttatttgaGTATGTTAAGAAAACGTGCAAGTAGATATAACTATTAATTTGAAGCTATTGAATTGTATCATTACAAGTAAAATTACAGTTTAATTCAATAAacgccaaaaacaaaaaaaaattaattattaaagtaACTATTAACAACAATTATACTTTACTTGTATGAATTGGGAAACAATTAATTAGCATAATTATCGTGAGGGCAAGAATCCAAAGCCCAATAGACAAATCATTATGCATTATGGACCACTACTTGTTTCTTTGACCACTTCCACTAAaactagtttttattttttatacttatcATACTATATTTTGCTTAATGCTCATCAAACATGCTAATGGAATCATACTATATTTTGCTTAATGCTCATCAAACATGCTAATGGAATGTACAGACAAtgttaacaaataaatataaataattgaaaaattcacTATTATATCTAATATAGGAACCCAAATTAATAAGCAGAACAATTAATTCACAGCTCCGTTTGTATTTTTCCCTCCCAGCCGttcaaataaataacaagTAATTTATAGTAACTTGGGTTATCTCCTTTGATCTTTTGCTTTACAGATTAAGACACCCaataacaagaagaaataTTAATTACAACCAGCTCATTCCATTGACTATCTCATTACATTGTCACACTACATTCATTCATTCGGCtcttttgttaattcaaaattccagaaaattacaaccaaaaaatcTATAGACAATTTTACAAATTCATCTAAGCCCGTGGCggtaaattaaaaataaaaaagaataatattaAACCGGAGGCCGAACCGAGCCACTCCTAGACATCCCAGGCTCCACCGCTTTCTCACCGTCGTTAGCCGCCACCCTCGGCGACAGAAGACTCGACATCCGCGTAAGAAACGACGGCGTTCTCGAAAAGACCCACCTGTCCGATTTAAAACCCCGGTCCAACCGCTCAAGCCTTCTATAGTTCATCAACCTATTACTACCGCCACTCTCGCCCATTCGCGGCCCACGCCTCGAACTCCCTTCTCTGGGCAACACCAGCAAGCTTACGGACCGGTTCAGTTTCCGGTTCATGATCTGTTTCCTCACTTCCACCGGCAATCTCAAGGTGAACCGCTCCGTATCCTCGCCCGGCTGAATCACAGAGTGCCCGGTCGAGTGGGACCGCGGGAACAGCCTACGCAACCTGTTCGATCTCGATCCGCGTGTACGGTTCCGGTTCAGCGTTTGGTTTAAGCTCAACAACTCGGGTTGCTCTACCGTTTCCTGGCAGCCCTCGTCTGTTTCCGGTGCCGACtcaacggcgtcgttttgagCTTCGACGTCAACCGGTACATGTTCCGAGTTGAGCACAGTGAGTTGGGTGATTGGATCGCTGGGTTGAGGGACGAGGTTGGCTCGGCAGACGGGACACGTGGTGTGCGAAGCCAGCCACTCGTCGATGCACTCGGGGTGGAACACGTGGTCGCACTTGGGGATCAAGCGCAGCGTTTCGACGTCCTCGAACTCATTCAAGCAGACGGCGCACTCGAGCGCGCCCTTCCCAATTTTGAGCCCCTTGACTGCGGAGTACTCGAGGGTGGGGAAGGTGTCGATGACGGCGGCGTCAAGTCCGCGGGAGGCGCCGCGGCGGGAGCGGCCGGTGTGGGTTCCGCCGGCGCGGATGCTGGCGGATTGGGCGTCGGAGCAGTGGCGGATATAGATGGAGAAGAAGCCCATGAGGAAGAGGGCGGCGATGAGGACGACGATGATGATGGCCATGGAGGGGCTGAAGCGCTGGTAGCGGTAGGGGTCGGGGGTGGGCTGAGCTCCGACGGGGGAGATTGCCGGCGAGAGGAgcagaaggaagaagaaagtgagCGCCCCATTTTTGGCGGTGTAGGATAAGATCGGAGTCATGGCGTGATGTGTAACGTTCGCCGGGAGGAGGTCACGTTGTCCTTGTGATGTTAGTTAGAGGatgagggagggagagagagacttataaatgaaaagaaaagacggagagagagagagagagagagcagagaagGAGTGAGTGTCTGGGAAGCTGTCGTGGGGCACGAAGAAGGGGAAGCGCGGAAGAAGACAAAGGGAAGCGAGGACCATGGGGAGGGTTAGGGCccacactctctctcctctcattGGAGTGGAGTTTCTCTGGCCCTTCGTGAAGGGTGACGTCAGCAGCTAAGTCATGGATGGCGTGCCACGTCGACTCACGCGCTGCTTCCGGAgacaaataaagaaataataataaaatgggGTCTTGCAAATGCCTCCCTCCAGTCCCAAATTCAGAGTTCAAATCGTACGTCGTATTTCGATTCTTCTGGATGATGTGATGATCTCTATTCTCTACAAAATGGACATAAATTTTTGTCTTTTCGTTCAAGTATTGTGAATATTTGATAGTTGTTAATATATTTTGCTTGAAATTAACGAGacattttatatatactagaaACAAATCTACTATTGGAttacattgtttttttttccctcaaaGCCAAAACGCATGAACTTGTTATATATGATTGTCCGCAATTCGTGCCTTTATTTTTGACCAGAATAAAGAATAAACTTTTGCGTATGAAAATTATgactttcattttttattcaacaaaCTGGAAAAGTATATATCAGAGTAATGAAAGGTTATTGACCATaacaaatattattataaaaaaaaaaaaagttgaagagGGGTTTCAATTTTATACATGGCCTTATTTATGATAAAGATTTTTATGAAATAgggatattattattttattagttttaaACAATAAcactataatatatatgataataattttacgtaacataatattattgataaaaaataataaaataatgttattttcATTGCAACTACCTTATTTACATTTGACAGCCTATCTTCTCGCAAAGTaacaatttcaaaaaaaaaacatgaaagtggtaattgtgtaatatttTATGTATGTGTTTATAGGTTAGCAAATAGTACTACTAAGCTAAAAGTTGGTGAAGGTTTGAATAATAAAGTGCGTCAACATTTCATAAGAAGTTGAACAAACTTTTTTCGTAGCAGCCCAAATCGTACGGCTGTGAGAAAGTATTGGAGAGAAGAGTTGCAATGTGAGAAGTACCGTAAAAGTTTCTAGAAGAATCTAATTTCTAAATTAGCTTGTTAGGTGGtcatatcaaatcaaataaaatggGTTGGTTGAGTAACCACTAAACAGGTAGCGTGGTCCGAAGGGAAGCGCACGGTGTGGGCCTTTGCATTTGACTTTATATAGCCTTGCATTCATACCCAACACGCAAGCAAAGTTATATAACGAGGGCACCATATATAACCTTTAATGTGGATATTTATATCaactataatattattttattaaatttaagtgaagttattatttaaataaattttagatGTGTCCATATATGACATCTTTATCTTTGAACAACTCCACAACTCAAATGGTGTTTTTGAATGATTCATCTCACACAACAAATTCCATACATACACCAG
Protein-coding regions in this window:
- the LOC18772287 gene encoding E3 ubiquitin-protein ligase ATL6 codes for the protein MTPILSYTAKNGALTFFFLLLLSPAISPVGAQPTPDPYRYQRFSPSMAIIIVVLIAALFLMGFFSIYIRHCSDAQSASIRAGGTHTGRSRRGASRGLDAAVIDTFPTLEYSAVKGLKIGKGALECAVCLNEFEDVETLRLIPKCDHVFHPECIDEWLASHTTCPVCRANLVPQPSDPITQLTVLNSEHVPVDVEAQNDAVESAPETDEGCQETVEQPELLSLNQTLNRNRTRGSRSNRLRRLFPRSHSTGHSVIQPGEDTERFTLRLPVEVRKQIMNRKLNRSVSLLVLPREGSSRRGPRMGESGGSNRLMNYRRLERLDRGFKSDRWVFSRTPSFLTRMSSLLSPRVAANDGEKAVEPGMSRSGSVRPPV